The stretch of DNA gaaatattAACAGCAGTTTGAGAAATGTCCTTGATGTAACCGACCTTTAAGGTCATTAAGATTTAAAGAAAAGTTCTGTTTAAGTTTGAGACTAACAAAGATTACCAGACTGCAGATTTTGGCCAATCTACATAAAACTATTTTCACTGGCCTAAGGCACAGGAATTCTAAAGTTCATGTTTTATAGACTCCATTTTGGCACCATGCAGTAGCTTTTCTCTTTAATTCCGAATATTATACTGTAAGGTGCGTCAATATTTTTCAGGATTTTCTCCGTTGGACCTTGTAGTGAAAATGTGAATTAGTAAAAGCTCAAGTGAGTCTCAACTCATTACTCTATGATCCTTTATTTGCCCGTTGTGCGTTTTCCAGTCAGTATGATTcgaggaaacacacagacatgatTCTTTTTATAAAAACAGGGCAATAAACGGAGTGTGCATCAAATGATGTTGCAAAAacatcattaaattaaattaaaaaaaaaaaagtaacagcATTTTAATATCGGAGGGCTGCTCTACAGCTTGTCTGAAAGTGCACTAGGATTGAAAATCTAATAAATATTGCATTTAATTTGGTGTTCAATGATGTCAGGATAACATTTCAGCTGTAAAGTACTTTTCAGCTTTACACACTTTACTCAAAACACACTCTGCTAAAAAGCGATACACATCTTTCACTTTAATAGAGAGGCTTTGTATTGTCACACCAGCATTCTCCAAAACATACACCACCAGATTATCTGAATAGAGAAAAGGGATTTCAAAAAGGGATGAAGACAGAAAAGGGCACTGGTGACCATGTTTTTagaagtgacactgatgtggttatAAATCTCAGAGTAGAGTATCATCAGTGCAGCCTCCTTCAAGCCCGTAGCGGAATTCCTGGAGGTTAGACACCCCATAGAAATGGATAAAGGCAGCTGCCACCACAAGCACATGGAATATCTGGTGGGAATGAAACTAAGCAGAAGAGAAAGACAAAATATCAGTAAAATCATGCTGtatgtttcacatttttattctaatatgATCTTTCCTCATTTATTTGCAATGTATAAAATAACTAAACACAAGAGTTATTAAACAATAATAGCCATTGCAAAAACATCTATTACCACAGACTATATTCACAATTAATGGACAAATTTGATCATTTCAGACTACTACACAAGAAGATTTTCATGATTAAGAAACAGGTAAACTCACCCAGATATCACACTTTCCAGGGAAATAGCGCTCAGGAATTCGCGCAGCATACAACCCAGCCCCTGTGATGTACATTGCGCCCATTAAGTAGAACCAACCCATCTGTCCCACTGTAGTGGCCTTGACAAAGCCTTCCTCGATCGTGAAATGCATGGTGGGGACTATACCACTTAGTCCAAGACCCATAAAAACACCTGCGAGGGAATACAACATTTCGGCATTTTAATGAAagttattcattctttcattcattgtctgtaacccttatccagttcagggtcacggtgggtccggagcctacccggaatcactgggcgcaaggtgggaacaccggtccttcacagggtgacacacactcactcacacctacggacggtttgagtctccaatccacctaccagcgtgtgtttttggaggaaaccgggggacccggaggaaacccacgcagacacagggagaacacaccacaatcctcacagacagtcacccggaggaaacccacgcagacacagagagaacacaccacaatcctcacagacagtcacccggaggaaacccacgcagacacagggagaacacaccacactcctcacagacagtcacccggatgaaacccacgcagacacagggagaacacaatactctcctcacagacagtcacccggacagGGACCttaggtgtccataggtgtgagtgaatatgtgagtgtgtgtcaccctgtgaaggactggtgccccctacaggttgtgttcctgccttgcgcccattgattctgggtagactccggacccaccgtgacccagaactggataagggtcacagacaatgaatgaatgactggttCTAATTTCATCCGAACATGACTTTAAAGACTTTATCTTAATGAGTGGTTAGTGTAGTGGTAAAGCCCTTTAAATTTCAGATTTCTGGTTCCAATCCATACTGTTCTGACTATAGGTTTCTCAAGCATTTTACACTAGATAACTTTGTTATTCCCCTTTAACTTGTTTCGAAAAACATGCAAAGCAGCATTTATGAAGCCTCTGTGATATGGTACATTTGAGAATCCAGGCCCTGTTTATTGACCCAGATAAAATATACCTGCTCGTGTGGGTCTGTGTCGAGGTGTGGAAAAGCGATCCCATTGGGCCACGATGATCGCCGCAATACCCAGCACACAGACAATAGTGAGGTAGATTAGACGAGGCTGGGGAGAACAGTAGAATGAGTAGTAGAGCCAGGGCACAAATGAGCCCATGATCAGCAGAGCAATGCCAGAGTAGTCCAGCCTGAGGAAGAAAAAGAACCAAGAAAAACGTGGGACATTCAATTTTGAAAATGATATTTTCTAGTGTAAATATGCTCTGTGCTACAAGGTTATCTCACTTGGAGAAGGTGCGAGACACTTTCTCTGAATGGCAGTAGACTGTGTGAAAAAGCCAAGAGAAGCTGAGGCAGAGCACCGCTCCCAAAAAGAACATTCCAAATACTACTTTTTCCTGTAGGGGTGCCATGAAGTACATGTTTGGTCTCAGCATGGTGAGCGTGCCCAGACACAGAAACAAGATCAACCCTGTGGAAATACACGAACAGCTTGTTAAAGATGAGGCAAAACATAGAAATTAATTAGTTCATCCAGTCAGTTTCACAAGTACTTAAACAGTGAACATTTAGCCTTTGTACTAATTTAAAGGTTTGACAAaaatctacactgtaaaaaaatgctgtaaatttacagcgagtctgctacagtattttactgtaaatcacagtatttacagtaaatgattgtattattcaattacagtaatatgctgtaaatttgaaatatagtagtgttcctgtaaaaatacggtaaatggctgggaactctgctgtcagtattttactgtagaaTTTACAAGAAATAATTTACAGTGTATGTATTAAATGGATGTGAATGAAAAATGCTAAAATGAAGAGAGACAGCAGAAGCGTAATAAtggccaaataaaaaaaatgtggaactgcAGAAAAACGTTTGGGAACCAtttaaaaaggttaaaaagaaaattaagaacaaaataaaagcctgTTAGGAATCCAACCAGCCCCTACAGTAATAACTGTACTTCTACGCTGTAACACAGGTACATCTCATTACAGGTAACAAAATCCAAGGCAATGATATCCTGGCAGCCTGCTTTAGTAGACAgctgtaaataattaaatatctcacctcttcagaaaaaaaaaaaaaaaaactgtctcaCTTCTCCTTTCAGCTCTAACATTCAAAACCAAAGCCAATGTTAATCCTTGTTTTAACAAGTTCTCTGTTGCGATCATGATTTGTATTCCACATTTCTTTGGTTTGAGAAGCAGTCGCTCTGGTAACCAGCAAACCCAGCAAAAGGTGCTGAAACATCTTTTTTTGAGGCTCGGCCAAGTACATAAGTATATAAACTATAAATACTCCTGACATATCCAAAAAACACCTGCAAGTATGTACCTGGCCactgttcttttaaatttaaatattgtgaTGGTAGAGCAAGGGTACCGCTCTAAACTTTAATACAATATATATGTTTAAACATCTTTAATACTACACTCTACTCTTGTTCAGATAAATACATTTGCAATTGCTAATTACTGGATTAAATAGAAGTGCATTTCTAAATTTggatatatttttgttaatttccatttcagttaattaatttaaattaagctAAGAGCAGCATGTCACAAGTTCACGTGAGGATCTGTCACCCTTGCTGTAACTGGAGGAGCTTCTTACCCAGccataaatatatacatgagCTTCACAAGAGCATCTGTTATTTTCTAGGCCACACAATGT from Hoplias malabaricus isolate fHopMal1 chromosome 5, fHopMal1.hap1, whole genome shotgun sequence encodes:
- the adipor1a gene encoding adiponectin receptor protein 1a; translation: MSGRNGSANDADCQISEDCHVPTDVELIELGPLLEEPGPLVANTHSEQGASDLAVEENDEDEVGEVLTLPLQAHHAMEKMEEFVHKVWEGRWRVIPFHVLPEWLKDNDYLLHGHRPPMPSFRACFGSIFRIHTETGNIWTHLLGLILFLCLGTLTMLRPNMYFMAPLQEKVVFGMFFLGAVLCLSFSWLFHTVYCHSEKVSRTFSKLDYSGIALLIMGSFVPWLYYSFYCSPQPRLIYLTIVCVLGIAAIIVAQWDRFSTPRHRPTRAGVFMGLGLSGIVPTMHFTIEEGFVKATTVGQMGWFYLMGAMYITGAGLYAARIPERYFPGKCDIWFHSHQIFHVLVVAAAFIHFYGVSNLQEFRYGLEGGCTDDTLL